CAACTGCGCGGCCTGCTTGCGCATTCGCAGCTCTTCGATCGGATGGCGACGGGTCAGGGTCTGGATCTCCCGGCTCAGGGCGATGGGGCGGTAGGTGACGCCATCCTATCGAAACGGCCGCTGGGCCGCAATCGGCGGCTCGCGGGAATCCTCGGACGATGTACAATGCGGGTTCTTGCGCCTGTTCCCGCACGTCACCGGAGGAGCGACTCATGACCCCGCGCCGTTCCCGGCCCGCCCACAAAGAGCGGCGGCTTTCGCATCTCAACTGGATGGAAATGGGCGAGGTCGTGCCGCGTCGCGTCCATACGCTTCTCCTGCCGGTGGGGACTCTCGAAGCGCACGGAATCACCAGCCTGGGCACCGACAACGTGATCCCGACGCGCTTGAGCGAGGCGCTCGCCGAGCGGCTGAACGCGGTGGTCGCGCCCACGATCCCGTACGGCGTGACGGCGCACCTGGGCGCCCTCGCGGGCGGCACGCACGTCCGCGCCGACGCGTTCACGGACTACGTCGCGGCGGTCCTCACGACGATGTCGCACCAAGGCTTCTCGAACATCATCGTGATGAACGGGCACGGCGGGAACAGCGAGGCCTTGAAGGAGGCGGTGCGCCGCGTGCACGAGGAGACGGGCGTCTACCTCGCCGTCTTCTCCTGGTGGACCGAGTGCCGCGGCGTGAGCGAGGAGATCCTGGGCGTTCCTGGCGGGCACGGCGGATCGGACGAGACCGCCGCGATGCTCGCCATCGCCTCCGAGCAGGTGTTCCCGGATCGGTGGGATCCCTCGATCGCGTTCGAGCACCGCGACTCGCTGGTCGCCTACCCCACGCCCGGCTCCCTGATCTTCTACGGGGGCCGCCGGAGCGATCCGGTCTTCCACACCAAGCGCGCGCTCCTGTTCTGGGCGAAGGTCGTGGACCACGTGGGCGACGTCCTCGAGGACCTGATCGCGCGGTGGGACCGCGAGGGGTGGCCCGCGCCGCGCTCACGCCGCCGCGGGCACGGACGGGGGACAGTCGGGAACGGAAGCCCGCAGCGGCCGGGGATCGCGGCCGTGCCTCCGCCGCAGGTGCCCCGCCGGAGTCCCAAGAAGTAGCTCTGCCGCGCCCGCATGGTAGGATGCGTCCTCCATGGAAGAAGTCTGGGGCGATCGCGTCACCCGAGCGTGGGCCGAGCAGTTTCCGATCGCGCCATACCGCAAACTGCTCCTCCGCGAGCAGGCGCCAAGCGGCTCCCGGGCGCTCGACGTGGGGAGCGGTCCGGCGCACGATTCGCTCCCTCTGGCCGAGCGCGGATTTCAGGTCTGGGGTGTCGACTGGTCCCGAAGCGGCCTCGCGGCCGGACGGCAGCTCTACCAGGACGAGGGGCACCGTCTCCTCCCTGTATGCTCCGACATCCGCGCGCTCCCGTTCCGGGACGGTTCGTTCGACTTCGTGTGGAACGCGGGCGTGCTGGAGCATTTCCACGACGACGACGTGCTCCGGATCATCACGGAGATGAAGCGCGTCGCGAGGCCCGGCGCGACGATCCTGGCGGCCGTCCCGAACAAATTCTACTTCTGGTACCAGGCCCACCTCGCGCTGAAACGCTTGCTCCGGCGCGGACACCAGTACGGGTTCGAACGCGCGTTCGGGGCGGGGTACCTGGCCGCGCAGTTTCGGCGCGCCGGATTTCGCGACGTCGCCATGACCGGAATTCACCTGCACCCGGCGCCGAGCTTTCTGATCCCGAAGACCGGCTGGCTCACGAAGCTGCTCGCGCGTCTCTGGGGGCCGCTCGAGGCCGCGGGGAAGCACAGCCCTTGGCGCGCCCGTCTCGGGCTCGATCTCGTAGTGTGGGCACGGAAGGATGATGGCGCTCCCGCTCGATGACGACGCGATGTGCTTCTGCTGTGGTGCCGGGCCACGTGCATCCGCGTGTGATAGTATCCCCGGTTTGTGCCATCCCACGTGGGGGTCTGAGCGTGTTTGTCCTACACGAGAGGAGGCTGCACGCATGAAGACGCGATGGACCGTGCTCGCTGGAATCGCCTTGTTTGCGCTCGTCCTCGTCCTCGCCCCGATTCCCGCGGCGGCGGGCGACATCGGGCTTCGTACCGGGTTCGCGCTGAATCCCGATGATTTCGTCATCGGAGGCCACTACCGGACGCCCCCGATCGCTGAGTACCTCTACTTCGTACCCAGCGCCGAGGTCGGCTTTGGCGACGTGACGATGGTCGCGTTTAACGCGGACCTGCACTACCTCATCGACGTGAAATCGAAGCTGGCCCCCTACGTCGGAGCCGGAATGACGATCAACTGGTTCGACGGCGAGAATGGGGCGGACAGTCAGACCGATGTGGGCGGCGGGATCATCGGCGGCCTCATGTTGGGTCAGACCAAGAACGGCCGCCTGTTCCTCGAGGGGAAGCTCGGCCTGGGGGACGTACCGGACGCCAAATTCCTGGTGGGCTGGAACATTCGCTGACCCGCGGCGCTACTCTTTCAGCGCCTTCTCGAACTCCTCGGTCAGCGCCGGGACGACCTGGTAGAGATCGCCCACGATCCCGTACGACGCGATCTTGAAGATCGGGGCGTCCTTGTCCTTGTTGATCGCGACGATCGTCTTGGATGAGGACATGCCGGCCATGTGCTGGATCGCGCCGGAGATCCCGATCGCGAAGTAGACGGTGGGGTTCACCACCTTGCCGGTCTGCCCGACCTGATGGCTATGGTCGATCCACCCGGCGTCCACCGCCGCGCGGGACGCGCCGAGCGTCGCGCCCAGCACCTTGCAGAGCTTCCTGAGGAGCTCGAAGTTGTCGGGACCCTGCATCGCGCGGCCGCCGCTCACGATGATGGTCGCCTCCGTGAGGTCGGCCATCTCGCCCTCGGACGCCTCGAAGCCGACCACCCGCGCGCGGACCTTCACGTCGCCCAGGGCGATGGTCTCCACCGCGGCCTTCCGGGACGGGTCGGGAGCCGATGGCGTGAACGTGTTGGGCCGGACCGACGCGACCTGCGGGCGCGCCGCGCTCCACGCGACCCGCGCGAATGCCTTGCCGGCGAAGATGGGCCGGCGCGCGACCAGCCCACCGTCGCCCCACTCGAACGCGACGCAGTCGGAGGCGAGGCCCACCCGAAGGCGCGCCGAGACGCGAGGGGCGAGGTCCTTGCCGTGCGCGGTCGCGCCGAGAAGCAGCACGTCGGGCTTCGCTTTCTCGACCGCGAGCCGGACGGCTTCCGCCCACGCTTCGGGCGCATACGACACCAAGGCCGCGCCCTCGACGTGGAAGATCCGATCCGCGCCCTGCGACGCGAGACGGTCCGCCTCGCCCGGCGAGAGGGGACCGAGTACGATCGCGCCTACCTTGAGCCCGCCCCCCTTGGCGTCGGCCAGCCGCCGCGCCTCCGCGAGCATCTCGAGCGTGATCTTTCGAGCCAAGCCGTCCTTGGTTTCCGCGACGACCGCGATCATCAGATGACCTTCGCTTCGTCGTGGAGAAGCCGGACCAGCTCGCGCGCCGTGTCGCGCGGCTCACCCTCGAGGATTTTCCCCGCGGAGCGCGGAGGCGGGAGGGAAATGTCGAGGAGCCGGATCGAGGCGGCTTCCGGCGCGACCGCGGCCGCGTCGACGCCGACGTCTGCGAGCGTCCATTCCGGAATGACCTTCTTCTTCACCGCCATGATCCCCTTGAGGGAAGCGTAGCGGGGCTCGTTCAATCCCTTCTGCGCGGTGATGACGGCCGGGAGGTCGAACTCGACCTCTTCCAGCCCGCCCTCGATCTCGCGCTTGGCCTTCCCCCGCTTCGCCGCCGGGTCGAGCTCCAGGCCGACGACGACCGAGACGTGGGGGAGATCCAGGAGCTCCGCGAGGATGATGCCCGCCTGCGACCAGTCGTAATCGACCCCTTGCTTGCCGGTCAGGATCAGGTCGTAGCCGATCTTCCTCGCGGCGCCCGCGAGCACGGTCGCCACCGCGAGCGGATCGGCAAGCGCCACGCCGTCGCCCTTCAGTTGGACGCCCTCGTCGGCGCCGAGCGACAGGCCGTACTTGATCGCTTCCTTCACCCGCTCCGGGCCCAAGCTCGCGACCACGACCTTGCCGGCGCCCACTTTCTCGCGGATGCGCAGGGCCTCCTCGATCGCGAACTCGTCGTATGGGTTCACCACCCACTTGACGCTCGACGTGTCGACCGACCCGTTCTGGATCTGGATCCGGGTCTCGGTGTCGGGCACCTGTTTCACGAAGACGAGCACGTTCATGATCGAAGACTCTCCAATGGGGAGCGATGAGCGCGGGAGTATAGTACGATGCTCATTCTTATGGAAGAATCGGCCCGATGACTCATCCGTTCCTGACGCGCCTCGAGCGCGGCCCCGTTCTCGCCGACGGCGCGATGGGGACGTACCTCTACGAACGCGGCATTCCGTTCGACCGCTCGTTCGATCTCCTGAATCTGACCGACGCGCCGCTGGTCCAGGCGGTCCACCGCGACTACATCCGCGCGGGGGCCGAGCTGGTCGAGACCAACACGTTCGGGGCGAACCGCTTTCGGCTGGCCGCGCACGGTGCCACCGAGAGCGCGCGCGTCGTGAACCGCGCGGGCGCGCAGCTCGCCCGAAACGCGCGCGAGGAGGTCGGCGAGGCGGTGTTCGTCGCCGGCGCCATCGGCCCCCTCGGGAAGCCGGTCGCGCCGCTCGGCACCATCACGCGGGAGGAGGCGCTTGAAGCGTATCGCGAGCAGGTGGAGGGGCTGGTCGAGGGCGGCGTCGACCTCCTGATCATCGAGACGCAAACCGATCTCGCCGAGGCGGCCATCGCGATCGAGGCGGCCCGGAGCGTGACGGATCACCATCCGCTCGTGCTCCAGATGACGTTCACCGAGGACGGCCGCACCCTCTACGGCGCCTACCCCGAGGACGTGGCGCGCGACGTGGACGGGAAGCAGGTCGACGTGCTGGGCGCCAACTGCAGCGTGGGGCCGCAGAAGCTGCTCGAGATCGTCGAGCGGCTCCGGAGGAGGACGAAGCTCCCGATCTCGGTGATGCCGAACGCCGGGCTTCCGCGCTTCGTGGACGGGCGGTTCGTCTACGTCTCCTCGCCCGAGTACATGGCGGAGTACGCGACGCGTTTCGCCGCCGCGGGCGCGCGCCTGATCGGGGGCTGCTGCGGGACGACGCCGATCCACACGCGAAAGATGCGGGAGGCCCTCCGCGCGTCGGCCAAGAGCGGGGTCGCGCCGGCGCCCGTGGACGGACCGCCAGCGCCCAGCGTCACGGTCACCACCTACGAAGATACCGCGCCCGCCGCCGATCCCGCGGACCGGACGCGGCTCTCGCGCAAGCTCGCCGACAAGGAATTCGTGGTGAGCGTGGAGGTCGATCCGCCCCGCGGCGCGCGCCCCAAGAAGATGATCGAGGGGGCGCAGTTCTTGAAGCGGGCCGGCGTCGACGTCATCAACGTCGCGGACAGCCCGATGGCCCGCGTGCGGATGTCCTCGATCGCGCTGGCTTCCATGATCACGAATCACGTGGGGATCGAGACGATCCTCCACTTCACCTGCCGCGACCGGAATCTCATGGGGATCCAGTCGGACCTCATGGGCTCGCACGCGCTCGGCATCCGGAACATCCTCGCGCTGACCGGCGATCCGCCCCGCGCGGGCGACTACCCGAACGCCACCGCGGTCTTCGACGTCGATTCTGTCGGATTGATCCGGGTCTTGAAGCAGCTCAACGCCGGGACCGACCTCGGCGGGAACTCGATCGGGGAGCCGACCGCGTTCCTCATCGGGTGCGCGGTGAATCCCACCGCTGAGAACTTCGATCAGGAGATGGAGCGCTTCGAGAAGAAGATCGAGGCTGGCGCGGAGTTCGCGATGACCCAGCCGCTCTACGAGCTGGACACGCTGGTTCGATTCCTGAACCGCCTCGGGAAGGCCCGCATCCCAGTTTTGTTGGGGCTCCTTCCGCTCCAGAGCCACCGCCACGCCGAGTTCCTCCACAACGAAGTCCCCGGCATCAATATTCCCGACTACGCCCGCGCCGCCATGCGCGACGCCGGGGAGAAGGGGATCGAGGTTGGGGTGGAAATGTGTAGGAAGCTGCTTTTGGAAGCCCGGGATCTGGTCGAAGGGGCCTATTTGATGCCCTCCTTCGGGCGCTACGAGGTGGTGGCGCGGGTCGCGGAGGCGGTCCTCTCGGGAGCCAGGCAATCCTCTTGAAGCACAAGCACTTCGGTGATAGGATCGGTAGCCGGTACGCCGACGCGAGAGTGGCGGAACTGGCAGACGCGCGGGACTTAGGATCCCGTGAGGAAACTCGTGGGGGTTCAACTCCCCCCTCTCGCACCAAACTTGGAAGGATATGGAGATAGCGGCCTTGAAAGTGGACGTCCGAGACAGCGAAAGCGACGCCTGGCAGAAGGTCCTGACGATCGAGGTGCCGCCGGAGGAGCTTTCGGAGGACTACGACGCGATCCTCGAGGACTACCAGAAGCGGGCCGTCCTGCCCGGGTTCCGGAAGGGCCGCGTGCCCCGGAACGTCCTGGAGCTCCAGTTCGGGCATTCGCTCGAGCACGAGGTCCTCGAGAGGGCCGTGAAACGCTCCTACGAGCGCGCCGTCCGGGAGCAGAACCTAGAGCCGGTTTCCTACCCGGCCATCGACAAGATCCGGTTCGACAAAGGGAAGCCCCTCACGTACGAAGCTAAGGTGGACATCAGGCCGGCCGTAACTCCAAGGGATTACTTCGGTTTGGACATACCTTCGAGCGAATCGGCCGTTGGGGACGACGAGGTCGACAAGGCCTTGGAAGACCTGCGCCAGCGGACCGCCGATTGGGTCCCGGTCGAGCGCGATGCGGCGCCAGGCGACGCCGTGCTGGTCGACTACGTCCGGCTGAATGCCAAGGGGAAGCCGATCCATCACTCGGAGCAGAAGGACGCCCTGGTCGAGCTGGACGCTTCGGGGCTCTTGCCGGAATTCCGCCAGCACCTCCTGGGCAAGAAGACGGGCGATAACGCGAATTTCTCGGTGACGTACCCGGCCGAGTTCGGGAACGAGGAGCTGCGCGGGAAGGCCGTCACCTTCTCCTTACAGGTAAAGGGCGTGCGAGAGCGCAAAGTGCGTGCTCTGGACGATGCGTTCG
The window above is part of the Candidatus Eisenbacteria bacterium genome. Proteins encoded here:
- a CDS encoding creatininase family protein — encoded protein: MYNAGSCACSRTSPEERLMTPRRSRPAHKERRLSHLNWMEMGEVVPRRVHTLLLPVGTLEAHGITSLGTDNVIPTRLSEALAERLNAVVAPTIPYGVTAHLGALAGGTHVRADAFTDYVAAVLTTMSHQGFSNIIVMNGHGGNSEALKEAVRRVHEETGVYLAVFSWWTECRGVSEEILGVPGGHGGSDETAAMLAIASEQVFPDRWDPSIAFEHRDSLVAYPTPGSLIFYGGRRSDPVFHTKRALLFWAKVVDHVGDVLEDLIARWDREGWPAPRSRRRGHGRGTVGNGSPQRPGIAAVPPPQVPRRSPKK
- a CDS encoding class I SAM-dependent methyltransferase, yielding MEEVWGDRVTRAWAEQFPIAPYRKLLLREQAPSGSRALDVGSGPAHDSLPLAERGFQVWGVDWSRSGLAAGRQLYQDEGHRLLPVCSDIRALPFRDGSFDFVWNAGVLEHFHDDDVLRIITEMKRVARPGATILAAVPNKFYFWYQAHLALKRLLRRGHQYGFERAFGAGYLAAQFRRAGFRDVAMTGIHLHPAPSFLIPKTGWLTKLLARLWGPLEAAGKHSPWRARLGLDLVVWARKDDGAPAR
- a CDS encoding electron transfer flavoprotein subunit alpha/FixB family protein, with the translated sequence MIAVVAETKDGLARKITLEMLAEARRLADAKGGGLKVGAIVLGPLSPGEADRLASQGADRIFHVEGAALVSYAPEAWAEAVRLAVEKAKPDVLLLGATAHGKDLAPRVSARLRVGLASDCVAFEWGDGGLVARRPIFAGKAFARVAWSAARPQVASVRPNTFTPSAPDPSRKAAVETIALGDVKVRARVVGFEASEGEMADLTEATIIVSGGRAMQGPDNFELLRKLCKVLGATLGASRAAVDAGWIDHSHQVGQTGKVVNPTVYFAIGISGAIQHMAGMSSSKTIVAINKDKDAPIFKIASYGIVGDLYQVVPALTEEFEKALKE
- a CDS encoding electron transfer flavoprotein subunit beta/FixA family protein, coding for MNVLVFVKQVPDTETRIQIQNGSVDTSSVKWVVNPYDEFAIEEALRIREKVGAGKVVVASLGPERVKEAIKYGLSLGADEGVQLKGDGVALADPLAVATVLAGAARKIGYDLILTGKQGVDYDWSQAGIILAELLDLPHVSVVVGLELDPAAKRGKAKREIEGGLEEVEFDLPAVITAQKGLNEPRYASLKGIMAVKKKVIPEWTLADVGVDAAAVAPEAASIRLLDISLPPPRSAGKILEGEPRDTARELVRLLHDEAKVI
- a CDS encoding bifunctional homocysteine S-methyltransferase/methylenetetrahydrofolate reductase; the encoded protein is MTHPFLTRLERGPVLADGAMGTYLYERGIPFDRSFDLLNLTDAPLVQAVHRDYIRAGAELVETNTFGANRFRLAAHGATESARVVNRAGAQLARNAREEVGEAVFVAGAIGPLGKPVAPLGTITREEALEAYREQVEGLVEGGVDLLIIETQTDLAEAAIAIEAARSVTDHHPLVLQMTFTEDGRTLYGAYPEDVARDVDGKQVDVLGANCSVGPQKLLEIVERLRRRTKLPISVMPNAGLPRFVDGRFVYVSSPEYMAEYATRFAAAGARLIGGCCGTTPIHTRKMREALRASAKSGVAPAPVDGPPAPSVTVTTYEDTAPAADPADRTRLSRKLADKEFVVSVEVDPPRGARPKKMIEGAQFLKRAGVDVINVADSPMARVRMSSIALASMITNHVGIETILHFTCRDRNLMGIQSDLMGSHALGIRNILALTGDPPRAGDYPNATAVFDVDSVGLIRVLKQLNAGTDLGGNSIGEPTAFLIGCAVNPTAENFDQEMERFEKKIEAGAEFAMTQPLYELDTLVRFLNRLGKARIPVLLGLLPLQSHRHAEFLHNEVPGINIPDYARAAMRDAGEKGIEVGVEMCRKLLLEARDLVEGAYLMPSFGRYEVVARVAEAVLSGARQSS
- the tig gene encoding trigger factor, which produces MEIAALKVDVRDSESDAWQKVLTIEVPPEELSEDYDAILEDYQKRAVLPGFRKGRVPRNVLELQFGHSLEHEVLERAVKRSYERAVREQNLEPVSYPAIDKIRFDKGKPLTYEAKVDIRPAVTPRDYFGLDIPSSESAVGDDEVDKALEDLRQRTADWVPVERDAAPGDAVLVDYVRLNAKGKPIHHSEQKDALVELDASGLLPEFRQHLLGKKTGDNANFSVTYPAEFGNEELRGKAVTFSLQVKGVRERKVRALDDAFATEVVGMRDLPELKARIRLNLEGEAKLKALQVQEEAIVDQILVKNPLDLPESMVREYLEELLQRLKKEGREWTPEEEERFRVEYRPQAERRIRRDLLVDAIIRTEQVTVTEEEIDQTLRGAAPEDAPPQEAERLLRSPAQRDRARAHLAERKLFALLREKARLKMTV